A stretch of the Amycolatopsis sp. BJA-103 genome encodes the following:
- a CDS encoding 16S rRNA (uracil(1498)-N(3))-methyltransferase, with product MPETTLPVFLTAALPGSGRTTLDGEEARHAATVRRLRVGERLVLSDGEGGMARCVVETVQAGRDAALTLAIEEHWIEEPPALRVIVAQALAKGDRGELAVELATEAGADAIVPWRAARSVARWEEGTRGDKALTRWRGTARAAAKQARRAHVPEVAEPANTRELAELVQTVSRALVLESGITTRLTEIELPPQGDILLIVGPEGGITDDELTTLTDAGATAIRLGPTVLRTSTAAAVALGALGVLTDRWT from the coding sequence GTGCCCGAGACGACACTGCCGGTCTTCCTCACCGCCGCGCTGCCCGGTTCCGGGCGCACCACGCTCGACGGCGAGGAAGCCCGGCACGCCGCCACCGTCCGGCGGCTGCGCGTCGGCGAACGTCTCGTGCTTTCCGACGGCGAAGGCGGCATGGCGCGCTGTGTCGTCGAAACCGTCCAAGCGGGCCGAGACGCGGCACTCACTCTCGCCATCGAAGAACACTGGATCGAAGAACCGCCCGCACTGCGCGTCATCGTCGCCCAGGCACTCGCCAAAGGCGACCGCGGCGAACTCGCCGTCGAACTCGCCACCGAAGCCGGCGCCGACGCGATCGTCCCGTGGCGCGCCGCCCGCAGCGTCGCCCGCTGGGAAGAAGGAACCCGCGGCGACAAAGCCCTCACCCGCTGGCGCGGCACCGCCCGCGCCGCCGCCAAACAAGCCCGCCGCGCCCACGTCCCCGAAGTCGCCGAACCCGCGAACACCCGCGAACTCGCCGAACTCGTCCAGACCGTTTCCCGCGCACTGGTCCTCGAATCCGGCATCACCACCCGGCTCACCGAGATCGAACTCCCGCCACAAGGCGACATCCTCCTCATCGTCGGCCCCGAAGGCGGCATCACCGACGACGAACTCACCACCCTCACCGACGCCGGCGCGACCGCCATCCGGTTGGGCCCCACCGTTTTGCGCACCTCCACCGCGGCCGCCGTCGCGCTCGGCGCGCTGGGAGTTCTCACCGACCGCTGGACGTGA
- the era gene encoding GTPase Era: protein MAEPHRSGFACFVGRPNAGKSTLTNALVGSKVAITSSKPQTTRHAIRGIVHRDDAQLVIIDTPGLHRPRTLLGERLNDIVHSTWSEVDVVGLCVPANEKVGPGDRFIAAELKKIAKRTPVIGVVTKTDLVKPEQVAEQLLALQEVMEFAELIPVSAVDGFQVGAIADLLVRHLPEGPQLYPGGELTDEPEQTLVAELIREAALEGVRDELPHSIAVTVEEMLPHEGRDDMIDVHAFLYVERPSQKGIILGHKGERLKDVGARARQQIEGLLGTKVYLDLHIKVAKEWQRDPRQLRRLGF from the coding sequence ATGGCCGAGCCGCACCGTTCCGGTTTCGCCTGTTTCGTCGGGCGCCCCAACGCGGGCAAATCCACGCTGACCAACGCGCTCGTCGGCAGCAAGGTGGCGATCACCTCCAGCAAACCGCAGACCACCCGGCACGCCATCCGCGGCATCGTCCACCGTGACGACGCCCAGCTGGTCATCATCGACACGCCGGGGCTGCACCGGCCGAGGACGCTGCTCGGCGAGCGGCTCAACGACATCGTCCACTCGACATGGTCCGAAGTGGACGTTGTCGGGCTTTGCGTGCCCGCCAACGAAAAGGTCGGTCCCGGTGACCGGTTCATCGCCGCCGAACTCAAGAAGATCGCCAAGCGCACCCCGGTGATCGGTGTCGTCACCAAGACGGATCTCGTGAAACCCGAACAGGTCGCCGAGCAGTTGCTCGCCCTGCAGGAGGTCATGGAGTTCGCCGAGCTCATCCCGGTGTCCGCTGTGGACGGTTTCCAGGTCGGCGCGATCGCGGACCTGCTGGTGCGCCACCTTCCCGAAGGCCCGCAGCTGTACCCGGGCGGGGAACTCACCGACGAGCCCGAGCAGACCCTGGTCGCCGAGCTGATCCGTGAGGCCGCGCTGGAGGGTGTCCGGGACGAACTCCCGCACTCGATCGCCGTCACCGTCGAGGAAATGCTGCCGCACGAGGGCAGGGACGACATGATCGACGTGCACGCGTTCCTCTATGTGGAACGACCCAGCCAGAAGGGCATCATCCTCGGGCACAAGGGTGAGCGTCTCAAGGACGTCGGCGCCCGCGCCCGGCAGCAGATCGAAGGACTCCTCGGGACGAAGGTCTACCTCGATCTGCACATCAAGGTCGCCAAAGAGTGGCAGCGCGACCCCCGTCAGTTGCGACGACTGGGCTTCTGA
- a CDS encoding cytidine deaminase codes for MPELDAEDEKLVTLARSARARTQAEEGAALRDTDGRTYAASTVDQPSFKLTALQAAVAAAVSSGAEGIEAAVVVTAEGLLKEASVHAVRDIAEKAPIYLADPSGKVLN; via the coding sequence ATGCCTGAGCTGGACGCCGAGGACGAGAAGCTGGTGACCCTGGCCAGGTCCGCGCGAGCCCGCACCCAGGCCGAGGAAGGCGCCGCGCTGCGCGACACCGACGGCCGCACCTACGCGGCGAGCACGGTCGACCAGCCGTCGTTCAAGCTCACCGCGCTGCAGGCCGCCGTCGCCGCCGCCGTTTCGAGTGGAGCCGAAGGAATCGAGGCCGCCGTCGTGGTCACCGCGGAAGGCCTGCTCAAAGAGGCGTCCGTGCACGCGGTCCGCGACATCGCCGAAAAGGCGCCCATTTATCTCGCCGATCCCAGTGGCAAGGTGCTGAACTGA
- a CDS encoding CD225/dispanin family protein, which produces MTDNQGLPNYSGDPQGGGGFNNPGPPPNNNLVWGILTTILCCLPFGIVSIIKATQVNTLWAQGQPAAAQESADAAKKWAIIAAIVGVVLGILYFVLVVALGVFSTSVDMNNYR; this is translated from the coding sequence ATGACCGACAACCAGGGCCTGCCCAACTACTCCGGCGACCCTCAGGGCGGTGGCGGCTTCAACAACCCCGGCCCGCCGCCCAACAACAACCTGGTGTGGGGGATCCTCACCACGATCCTGTGCTGCCTGCCCTTCGGAATCGTCTCGATCATCAAGGCGACCCAGGTGAACACGCTCTGGGCGCAGGGGCAGCCCGCCGCCGCGCAGGAATCCGCCGACGCCGCCAAGAAGTGGGCCATCATCGCCGCGATCGTCGGTGTCGTCCTCGGCATCCTGTACTTCGTCCTGGTGGTCGCTCTCGGCGTCTTCTCGACTTCGGTCGACATGAACAACTACCGCTGA
- a CDS encoding PhoH family protein, producing MAGTVPGEAARPDVTTDVTATKADEAAVTEAAQSRFPIPDAAALSLLGSRDENLRVAEELLAADVHVRGNEVTLTGAPADVAFAERVFAELVTLAGRGQQVDPATVRRTVGMLSTGDSESPAEVLSMNIISRRGKTIRPKTLNQKRYVDAIDKHTIVFGIGPAGTGKTYLAMAKAVQALQAKQVSRIVLTRPAVEAGERLGYLPGTLNEKIDPYLRPLYDALHDMVEPESIPRLMQAGTIEIAPLAYMRGRTLNDAFIILDEAQNTTPEQMKMFLTRLGFGAKIVVTGDVTQVDLPNGQKSGLRVVRDILEGVEDLHFAQLTSQDVVRHKLVGDIVDAYEKWQAVQDSQDQGNNRGQGSGWKGQRRS from the coding sequence GTGGCCGGAACCGTACCGGGTGAAGCCGCCCGACCCGACGTCACAACGGACGTCACAGCGACGAAGGCCGACGAGGCCGCCGTCACCGAAGCGGCCCAGTCCCGATTCCCCATCCCCGACGCCGCCGCGCTCAGCCTGCTCGGCTCGAGGGACGAAAACCTCCGCGTCGCCGAAGAACTCCTCGCCGCCGACGTCCACGTCCGCGGCAACGAGGTCACCCTGACCGGCGCCCCCGCCGACGTCGCCTTCGCCGAGCGTGTCTTCGCCGAACTCGTGACGCTCGCCGGCCGCGGCCAGCAGGTCGATCCGGCCACCGTCCGCCGCACCGTCGGCATGCTCTCCACCGGTGACTCCGAGTCGCCGGCCGAAGTGCTGAGCATGAACATCATCTCCCGGCGCGGCAAGACGATCCGGCCCAAGACGCTCAACCAGAAGCGCTACGTCGACGCCATCGACAAGCACACCATCGTGTTCGGCATCGGCCCCGCCGGTACCGGCAAGACGTACCTCGCCATGGCCAAGGCCGTCCAGGCCCTGCAGGCCAAGCAGGTCAGCCGCATCGTGCTGACCCGGCCCGCGGTCGAAGCGGGCGAGCGCCTCGGTTACCTGCCGGGCACGCTCAACGAGAAGATCGACCCGTACCTGCGCCCTCTCTACGACGCGCTGCACGACATGGTCGAGCCCGAGTCGATCCCCCGGCTGATGCAGGCGGGCACCATCGAGATCGCGCCGCTCGCGTACATGCGCGGCCGCACCCTCAACGACGCCTTCATCATCCTCGACGAGGCGCAGAACACCACGCCGGAACAGATGAAGATGTTCCTCACCCGGCTCGGGTTCGGCGCCAAGATCGTCGTCACCGGCGACGTCACCCAGGTCGACCTCCCCAACGGCCAGAAGAGCGGCCTGCGGGTGGTCCGGGACATCCTCGAAGGCGTCGAGGACCTGCACTTCGCCCAGCTCACCAGCCAGGACGTCGTGCGGCACAAGCTCGTCGGCGACATCGTCGACGCGTACGAGAAGTGGCAGGCAGTGCAGGACAGCCAGGACCAGGGCAACAACCGGGGCCAGGGCAGCGGCTGGAAAGGGCAACGCCGTTCATGA
- the ybeY gene encoding rRNA maturation RNase YbeY, whose protein sequence is MSIEIANESGVNVDETSIVSAARFALDKMEVSPLAELSILLVTLEVMEDLHERWMDLPGPTDVMAFPMDELDSSRRPDAPDASPALLGDIVLCPAFAKDQAKTAGHALIDELHLLTTHGVLHLLGYDHAEPAEEREMFGLQKRILGEFQAAVAAVDRRDAQRTADDRLLGTAGLDTAPADEPPA, encoded by the coding sequence ATGAGCATCGAGATCGCCAATGAATCGGGCGTGAACGTCGACGAGACGTCGATCGTGTCGGCCGCCCGCTTCGCGCTCGACAAGATGGAGGTCAGCCCGCTCGCCGAGCTGTCCATCCTGCTCGTCACCCTCGAGGTGATGGAAGACCTGCACGAGCGGTGGATGGACCTGCCGGGTCCCACCGACGTCATGGCCTTCCCGATGGACGAGCTCGACTCGTCGCGCCGCCCCGACGCGCCCGACGCCTCACCCGCACTGCTCGGTGACATCGTGCTCTGCCCGGCGTTCGCGAAGGACCAGGCCAAGACCGCCGGGCACGCGCTGATCGACGAGCTGCACCTGCTCACCACGCACGGGGTCCTGCACCTGCTCGGCTACGACCACGCCGAACCCGCCGAAGAACGCGAGATGTTCGGTCTGCAGAAGCGGATCCTCGGCGAGTTCCAGGCGGCCGTGGCCGCGGTGGACCGGCGCGACGCGCAGCGCACCGCGGACGACAGGCTCCTCGGCACGGCCGGTCTGGACACCGCGCCCGCCGACGAACCCCCCGCCTAG
- a CDS encoding CD225/dispanin family protein: MTDQYPNYPPPGGPPPQQPYYGGVPNYGPPPDNNLVWAILCTVLCCLPLGIVAIVKSSQVQTLWSQGFHAEAQKAADDAKKWSMWGAIATGGLFLLYIIFVVVMIIIGASAGSFTP; the protein is encoded by the coding sequence ATGACCGACCAGTACCCGAACTACCCGCCTCCGGGCGGGCCTCCACCGCAGCAGCCGTACTACGGCGGCGTGCCGAACTACGGTCCGCCGCCGGACAACAACCTGGTGTGGGCCATTCTCTGCACGGTGTTGTGCTGCCTGCCGCTGGGTATCGTGGCGATCGTGAAGTCGAGCCAGGTGCAGACGTTGTGGTCGCAGGGCTTCCACGCCGAAGCCCAGAAGGCCGCCGACGACGCGAAGAAGTGGTCGATGTGGGGAGCGATCGCCACCGGCGGTCTCTTCCTGTTGTACATCATCTTCGTCGTGGTGATGATCATCATCGGAGCGTCGGCGGGAAGCTTCACGCCGTGA
- a CDS encoding DUF2752 domain-containing protein yields the protein MTTSVYTGFPARGFKARARALGPPLVIAAGAGLGCVALWLGDPTTPGGPLPVCPTKALLGISCPGCGGMRMVYSVLHGDIPAALHYNAVSFVVVLLLVWSTVAWAVGRVRGRTMDSWLHWRWTPLAFGVVFVVWFVIRNLPFAPFTSLHV from the coding sequence GTGACGACGTCCGTCTACACGGGATTCCCGGCGCGCGGGTTCAAAGCACGGGCCCGCGCGCTGGGGCCGCCCCTGGTCATCGCCGCCGGCGCCGGTCTCGGCTGCGTCGCCCTCTGGCTGGGCGATCCCACCACTCCCGGCGGGCCGCTTCCGGTCTGTCCCACCAAGGCACTGCTGGGCATCTCGTGCCCAGGCTGCGGTGGCATGCGCATGGTCTACAGCGTGCTGCACGGCGACATCCCCGCCGCGCTGCACTACAACGCGGTGTCCTTTGTGGTCGTTCTGCTGCTCGTCTGGAGCACCGTCGCCTGGGCGGTCGGCAGGGTCCGCGGTCGTACGATGGACAGCTGGCTGCACTGGCGCTGGACGCCGCTCGCGTTCGGCGTCGTGTTCGTCGTCTGGTTCGTCATCCGTAACCTGCCCTTCGCCCCGTTCACCTCGCTCCACGTGTGA
- the dnaJ gene encoding molecular chaperone DnaJ: MARDYYGILGVAKNATDQEIKRAYRKMARELHPDVNPSEDAQHRFGEVTTAYEVLSDPQKRKVVDLGGDPMDGGARGAGGGDPFSGFGGLGDIMDAFFGAAGGGGGRGRGPRSRVQPGSDALIRLGLTLEDCATGVDREITVDTAIVCDLCRGAGSTEGTGSQTCDTCGGAGEVQSVQRSFLGQVVTARPCPVCRGFGEVITDPCRQCGGDGRVRARRNVTAKIPPGVGDGMRIRLSGQGEVGPGGGPAGDLYVEIDEAPHEVFVRQGNDLHCNFRIPMTTAALGATVPIETLIDGDYELDIEPGTQPATELVLTAKGMPRLRSSGRVDGRGDLHVHIDVVVPTKLDDAQRDLLVELAQHRGEDVPSLSSNGSKPGGLFSKLRTKNHR; this comes from the coding sequence GTGGCGAGGGACTATTACGGCATTCTCGGGGTTGCGAAGAACGCGACGGATCAGGAGATCAAGCGCGCGTACCGCAAGATGGCCCGTGAACTGCACCCCGACGTCAACCCGTCGGAGGACGCTCAGCATCGCTTCGGTGAGGTGACCACCGCCTACGAGGTGCTGTCGGACCCGCAGAAGCGCAAGGTCGTCGACCTCGGCGGTGACCCGATGGACGGCGGGGCGCGCGGCGCGGGCGGAGGTGACCCGTTCTCCGGCTTCGGCGGACTCGGCGACATCATGGACGCCTTCTTCGGCGCCGCCGGGGGTGGTGGCGGTCGCGGCCGTGGCCCGCGCAGCCGCGTGCAGCCCGGCTCCGACGCGCTCATCCGCCTCGGCCTGACGCTCGAGGACTGCGCCACCGGCGTCGACCGCGAGATCACCGTCGACACCGCCATCGTCTGCGACCTGTGCCGCGGCGCCGGCTCGACCGAAGGCACCGGCAGCCAGACCTGCGACACCTGCGGCGGCGCCGGCGAGGTCCAGTCCGTGCAGCGGTCGTTCCTCGGCCAGGTCGTCACCGCCCGCCCCTGCCCGGTCTGCCGTGGCTTCGGCGAGGTCATCACCGACCCCTGCCGCCAGTGCGGCGGCGACGGCCGCGTCCGCGCGCGCCGCAACGTCACCGCCAAGATCCCGCCGGGCGTCGGCGACGGCATGCGCATCCGGCTCTCCGGCCAGGGCGAGGTCGGCCCCGGCGGCGGCCCGGCAGGCGATCTGTACGTCGAGATCGACGAGGCACCGCACGAGGTGTTCGTCCGGCAGGGCAACGACCTGCACTGCAACTTCCGCATCCCGATGACCACCGCCGCCCTCGGCGCCACGGTGCCCATCGAGACGCTCATCGACGGCGACTACGAACTCGACATCGAGCCGGGCACCCAGCCCGCCACCGAACTCGTGCTCACCGCCAAGGGCATGCCGCGGCTGCGGTCCTCCGGCCGCGTCGACGGCCGGGGCGACCTGCACGTCCACATCGACGTCGTCGTGCCGACCAAACTCGACGACGCCCAGCGGGACCTCCTCGTCGAACTGGCCCAGCACCGCGGCGAAGACGTGCCTTCGCTCTCCTCGAACGGCTCCAAGCCCGGCGGGCTGTTCTCCAAGCTGCGCACCAAGAACCACCGGTAA
- a CDS encoding histidine triad nucleotide-binding protein — protein sequence MSDAETLFERIIAGEIPSEKVYEDATTYAFRDIAPQARVHVLVVPKKRYRNVAELAAADPQVLADIALAAKKVAELEGIDESGYRVVFNTDGDAGQTVFHVHAHVLGGEQLGHFGR from the coding sequence ATGAGTGACGCGGAGACGTTGTTCGAGCGGATCATCGCGGGGGAGATCCCGTCCGAAAAGGTGTACGAGGACGCGACGACGTATGCGTTTCGGGACATAGCGCCGCAGGCGCGGGTGCATGTGCTCGTGGTGCCGAAGAAGCGGTACCGGAACGTGGCCGAGCTGGCCGCGGCGGACCCGCAGGTGCTCGCCGACATCGCCTTGGCCGCCAAGAAGGTGGCGGAGCTCGAGGGGATCGACGAGTCCGGCTATCGGGTGGTGTTCAACACCGACGGTGACGCCGGGCAGACCGTCTTCCACGTGCACGCGCACGTGCTCGGTGGCGAGCAGCTGGGGCATTTCGGGCGCTGA
- a CDS encoding hemolysin family protein — protein sequence MGSPTALLVIAIALILLAGVFAAADAAVSTVSKARADGLVRLGRPGARQLALVIAERRRHINLILLLRMTCELTATVLVTVDILGWIEPLWLAIVVAAGVMVVVSYVLIGVGPRTLGRQHPYRIGLVVAGPVRVLGSILGPLSRLLIVLGNAITPGRGFREGPFTSEVELRELVDLAQERGVVEESEREMIHSVFELGDTVAREVMVPRTEIVWIEHDKTVRQALALALRTGFTRLPVIGESVDDIVGVVNIKDLMPAYMGEGGPQRVVEELMNPASFVPDSKRLDDLLKEMQVSHNHMAIAVDEYGGTAGLLTIEDVLEEIVGEITDESDTDERPEVEELESGAVRVSSRLSIDDLGELFGIDLEDHDVETVGGLLAERLGRVPLPGAEAEVAGLRLFAEGGKDRRGRMRITTVVVHPADATAVTDPAQGRRRTRVPQPDESDRSVEHA from the coding sequence ATGGGCAGTCCGACCGCGCTGCTGGTCATCGCCATCGCGCTGATCCTGCTCGCCGGGGTGTTCGCGGCCGCCGACGCGGCCGTCAGCACGGTCTCCAAGGCCCGCGCCGACGGTCTCGTCCGGCTCGGGCGCCCCGGCGCGCGTCAGCTCGCGCTGGTCATCGCCGAACGCCGCCGCCACATCAACCTGATCCTGCTGCTGCGGATGACCTGCGAGCTGACGGCCACCGTGCTGGTCACCGTCGACATCCTCGGCTGGATCGAGCCGCTGTGGCTCGCCATCGTGGTCGCCGCCGGCGTGATGGTCGTGGTGAGCTACGTGCTCATCGGCGTCGGCCCGCGCACCCTCGGCCGCCAGCACCCGTACCGGATCGGCCTGGTCGTCGCGGGCCCGGTCCGGGTCCTCGGTTCGATCCTCGGCCCGCTCAGCAGGCTGCTGATCGTCCTCGGTAACGCCATCACCCCCGGCCGTGGCTTCCGCGAAGGCCCGTTCACCTCCGAAGTCGAACTGCGTGAACTGGTCGACCTCGCCCAGGAACGCGGCGTCGTCGAGGAATCCGAACGCGAAATGATCCACTCGGTGTTCGAACTCGGCGACACCGTCGCGCGCGAGGTGATGGTGCCGCGCACGGAGATCGTCTGGATCGAGCACGACAAGACCGTGCGCCAGGCGCTCGCGCTGGCGCTGCGCACCGGGTTCACCCGGCTGCCGGTGATCGGCGAATCCGTCGACGACATCGTCGGCGTGGTCAACATCAAGGACCTCATGCCCGCCTACATGGGCGAGGGCGGTCCGCAGCGCGTGGTCGAGGAGCTGATGAACCCGGCGAGCTTCGTGCCGGACTCGAAGCGGCTCGACGATCTGCTCAAGGAGATGCAGGTCTCGCACAACCACATGGCGATCGCCGTCGACGAGTACGGCGGCACCGCCGGCCTGCTCACCATCGAGGACGTCCTCGAGGAGATCGTCGGTGAGATCACCGACGAATCCGACACCGACGAACGCCCCGAGGTCGAGGAACTCGAAAGCGGCGCGGTCCGCGTCTCGTCCCGGCTCTCGATCGACGACCTGGGCGAACTGTTCGGGATCGACCTCGAAGACCACGACGTGGAGACCGTGGGCGGGCTGCTCGCCGAGCGACTGGGTAGGGTCCCGCTGCCGGGGGCCGAAGCCGAGGTCGCCGGACTTCGGCTGTTCGCCGAAGGCGGTAAGGACCGGCGCGGGCGGATGCGGATCACCACGGTGGTCGTCCATCCCGCCGACGCGACCGCGGTGACCGACCCTGCCCAGGGCAGGCGCCGCACCCGGGTCCCGCAGCCCGATGAAAGTGACAGGAGTGTCGAACATGCCTGA